From the genome of Spinacia oleracea cultivar Varoflay chromosome 2, BTI_SOV_V1, whole genome shotgun sequence, one region includes:
- the LOC110790575 gene encoding ubiquitin-conjugating enzyme 15 encodes MTSSSTQSRKVLSKIAQNRLQKELAEWQLNPPPGLKHKITDNLQRWVIDVSGAPGTLYANETYQLQVDFPEHYPMEAPQVIFVPPAPLHPHIYSNGHICLDILYDSWSPAMTVNSICISILSMLSSSTSKQRPPDNDRYVKNCRNGRSPKETRWWFHDDKA; translated from the exons ATGACAAGTTCCTCAACTCAATCTCGCAAG GTTTTAAGCAAGATCGCCCAAAATCGACTCCAGAAAGAGCTTGCTGAGTGGCAGCTTAATCCTCCCCCTGGCCTCAAACACAAGATCACCGATAATCTTCAGAG ATGGGTGATCGATGTTTCCGGAGCACCTGGAACTTTGTATGCAAATGAAACTTATCAGCTTCAGGTCGATTTTCCTGAGCATTATCCTATGGAAGCACCACAG GTTATATTTGTACCTCCAGCTCCTTTGCATCCTCATATTTACAGCAATGGACATATCTGCTTAG ATATATTATATGACTCTTGGTCCCCTGCAATGACAGTCAACTCAATTTGTATTAGTATTCTATCAATGTTATCAAGCTCTACCTCAAAG CAACGTCCTCCAGACAATGACCGTTATGTGAAGAACTGTAGGAATGG